The Chelonia mydas isolate rCheMyd1 chromosome 3, rCheMyd1.pri.v2, whole genome shotgun sequence genome includes a region encoding these proteins:
- the FBXO48 gene encoding F-box only protein 48, with amino-acid sequence MQKASKKNKQAVASCKELTIRPPAKKKEESREDFVTLLPPEVSFKIFSELDIQSLCKAAMTCKNWNRAIENSDYLWKHHCLTVRAVCQREIDCDRGNGYSWKVTLLRNYWKSKVKHEWLSGKYSNIHSRCGLPEKSMYPMDADTWGEILEAELER; translated from the exons ATGCAGAAAGCCTCAAAGAAGAACAAACAGGCAGTCGCTTCATGTAAAGAACTGACCATCCGTCCACCAgccaagaaaaaagaagaaagtcgGGAGGACTTTGTGACGCTGCTGCCTCCAGAAGtcagttttaaaattttcagtgaattggATATTCAGAGCTTATGCAAAGCTGCAAtgacatgcaagaactggaatcgtGCAATTGAGAACAGTGACTATTTGTGGAAACACCACTGTTTAACTGTAAGAGCTGTCTGTCAGCGAGAGATAGACTGTGATAGAGGAAATGGATATTCATGGAAG GTCACTCTACTAAGAAACTACTGGAAGAGCAAAGTGAAGCATGAATGGCTGAGTGGAAAATATAGCAACATTCACTCACGCTGTGGCTTACCAGAAAAAAGCATGTATCCCATGGATGCTGATACATGGGGAGAAATACTGGAAGCAGAACTGGAAAGATAA